A region of the Clostridium estertheticum subsp. estertheticum genome:
ATGAGTTTTTGCAAACTCCTTTAAAACTCTAGCTGCAACAGTTGCATCTTCATATCCAAATGCTAATGAAATAGATCCTTGTAGATAAGTATCCATACCTTCAATTCCTAATTCCTTAGCCGCTAGAATAACTAAAGTGTTTTTATATACTTTATATTCTACCCCAACTTCTCTAAGGTTTTTTCTTAGCTCTGTATCTTCTTCTACATTAAGACCTTGATATTGACTAAGTACTACACCTTTAGCTTTTGCTAATTTTTCTTTTATTTCTGCCACTTTTACTTCTTTTACTTGTCTATTATTGCTTAACACTGTATATCCACCTCCTAACAGTTTTTAACTGCTTTATAAGAAAATTAAAGTCTCTCCGTAGACACGAAGAGACCTAATATCTGTACACAAGCACATTTATTGGAATCCTCGGTAGGTATGTTGTCTTTTACGCTTTCGCACCTACTATCTACGGAATATCATTTATTTTACTTTAAAAATCATACCATGTTTAAGCCTATTTGTCTATACTAATCTAATACTTTAGCCTGATTTACTTTTATTCCAGGTCCCATAGTACTTGAAACTGATACTGATTTTAAATATTGTCCTTTAGCTGCTGATGGTTTAGCTTTAACTACTGCTTCCATTAATGCATGAAAATTAGCAATTAATTTTTCAGCTCCAAAAGATTTTTTTCCAATAGCTACATGAATTATAGAAGTTTTATCAACTCTATACTCAACTTTACCAGCTTTAATTTCATTTATTGCTTTAGTAACATCAAATGTAACTGTTCCTGATTTTGGATTTGGCATTAAACCTTTAGGTCCTAGCACTCTACCTAATTTACCAACAACACCCATCATATCTGGAGTAGCAACAACTATGTCAAATCCAAACCAATTTTCCTTTTGAATTTTATCAACTAATTCATCAGTTCCAACAAAATCTGCTCCTGCAAGTTCTGCTTCTTTAGCTTTATCACCTTTAGCAAAAACTAGGACTTTAACACTTTTGCCTGTTCCATAAGGAAGTACTACTGCACCTCTAACCTGTTGATCTGCATGTCTTGGATCAACACCAAGACTTATAGCAAGCTCTATTGTTTCATCGAATTTAGCCTTAGATGTTTTTACTACAAGGTCCATAGTTTCTTTTGGTGTATATAAAGCACTTTTATCTATAAGTTTAGCGCTTTCTTTGTAATTTTTTCCCATAATAGTATCCTCCTTCGTGGTAATAACGGTTTTTACCTCCCACGTAATTAATTCAAAATTATTCTTCTACAACTATTCCCATACTTCTTGCTGTTCCAGCTATCATACTCATAGCAGATTCAATTGATGCTGCATTTAAATCTGGCATCTTGAGTTCTGCTATTTCTCTTACTTTAGCTTTAGAAACTGTAGCAATTTTAGTTTTGTTTGGAACACCAGAACCGCTTTCTAAACCAACTGCTTTCTTTAATAATATAGCTGCTGGTGGAGTCTTTAGTATAAAACTAAAAGATCTATCTTGGTATACTGTTATAACTACTGGTATTATCATGCCTGCTTGATCAGAAGTTTTCGCATTGAATTCTTTACAAAATCCCATGATATTAACACCATGTTGTCCAAGTGCTGGTCCAACTGGTGGTGCCGGAGTAGCTTTCCCTGCTGGAAGTTGAAGTTTTATCATCCCTGTTATTTTCTTAGCCATGAATTTATACCTCCTATATTGTGGTAATCGGATTAAAAATCCTCCCACTTAATAAAACCTTCGTTTTATTTAGTACTTAGTCTAATTTTTGTATCTGATTAAATTCTAGCTCAACAGGGGTTTCCCTGCCAAACATATTTATAAGTGCTTTTATTTTTTGCTTTTCCAAATGAATTTCTTGTATTAGAGCAACAAATCCTTCTAATGGTCCGAATGTTACCTGTATGCTCTCGCCTACTTCGTAATCAGAAACTATAGTTTTTTCTGCAATCCCCATAGTTCTAACTTCATCCTCAGTAAGAGCTACTGGTTTAGATCCTGGACCAACGAATCCTGTTACTCCTCTTGTGTTTCTAACTATGTACCAAGATTCATCTGTCATAAGCATTTTCACCATTACATAACCTGGAAATACTTTTTTTAAAGTTATTTTTTGTTTTCCATCCTTTACTTCAACTACTTCTTCCATAGGAACTTGAATATCATGTACATATTCTTCAAGATTTCTATTTTCGATTGCTTTTTCTAGGTTAACTTTAACTTTATTTTCATAACCAGAATATGTATGTACGACGTACCATTTAGCTTTATCTGCCATAGCTCAAGGGGTGGAGAATTCCGTCCCCTACCTCCCTCCTTTACCTTATTTAAAGATTAGCATATAGAGGTTATTAAACCCATAATCCAACAAAGCTACAAATACTACAAAAAGTAAAGTAAAACTCGCCACTGCAAAAGTTGCTTTTTTAACATCTTGTTTTGAAGGCCAAGTTATTCTTTTCGTTTCTGCCTTAAGTTCCTTGAAAAAATTTACTATGCCTCTTTTGTTTGGTTTTTCTTTTAATTTAACATTCCCAGTAACAGCCATCTTATTCACATCCCCACTGTTTTTGTGTTTATGCTATATTATTTTGTTTCTTTATGAAGTGTATGTTTGTGGCAGAACTTACAGTATTTCTTCATTTCTATTCTGTCTGGATTATTTTTTTTGTTTTTCATTGTATTGTAATTTCTCTGTTTGCAATCATTACAAGCTAGAGTTACTTTTACTCTCACAATCTACACCTCCCGATTTTTCATCTATTTCAGAAAACTCATGCTTATTAAGCGCTAAGCTATCTTTAGCATTTTTATTATACTTATATAAGTTATCACAACTTAATACATATGTCAATGAATTAGTTAAGGACACTTTTTTATTAAACGTTTCTGTTGTTAATAATTCAGCGTCATATTTTATTTTCTAATGACTAAGCATAAGTCATTTTTTCACCTTATGCCTAGTACCATTGTAGATTTTCTATACTATTTAACTATTGAAGTAACAACTCCAGAACCTACTGTTCTTCCACCTTCTCTGATTGCAAATCTTAATCCCTCATCCATTGCTACTTGAGTGATTA
Encoded here:
- the rplJ gene encoding 50S ribosomal protein L10, encoding MLSNNRQVKEVKVAEIKEKLAKAKGVVLSQYQGLNVEEDTELRKNLREVGVEYKVYKNTLVILAAKELGIEGMDTYLQGSISLAFGYEDATVAARVLKEFAKTHKKLELKAALIEGKIFDSAEVNALASIPSRDVLIAKLLGSFKAPLSNLAYLLNSIKEQKESAQ
- the rplA gene encoding 50S ribosomal protein L1, translating into MGKNYKESAKLIDKSALYTPKETMDLVVKTSKAKFDETIELAISLGVDPRHADQQVRGAVVLPYGTGKSVKVLVFAKGDKAKEAELAGADFVGTDELVDKIQKENWFGFDIVVATPDMMGVVGKLGRVLGPKGLMPNPKSGTVTFDVTKAINEIKAGKVEYRVDKTSIIHVAIGKKSFGAEKLIANFHALMEAVVKAKPSAAKGQYLKSVSVSSTMGPGIKVNQAKVLD
- the rplK gene encoding 50S ribosomal protein L11, giving the protein MAKKITGMIKLQLPAGKATPAPPVGPALGQHGVNIMGFCKEFNAKTSDQAGMIIPVVITVYQDRSFSFILKTPPAAILLKKAVGLESGSGVPNKTKIATVSKAKVREIAELKMPDLNAASIESAMSMIAGTARSMGIVVEE
- the nusG gene encoding transcription termination/antitermination protein NusG, producing the protein MADKAKWYVVHTYSGYENKVKVNLEKAIENRNLEEYVHDIQVPMEEVVEVKDGKQKITLKKVFPGYVMVKMLMTDESWYIVRNTRGVTGFVGPGSKPVALTEDEVRTMGIAEKTIVSDYEVGESIQVTFGPLEGFVALIQEIHLEKQKIKALINMFGRETPVELEFNQIQKLD
- the secE gene encoding preprotein translocase subunit SecE, encoding MAVTGNVKLKEKPNKRGIVNFFKELKAETKRITWPSKQDVKKATFAVASFTLLFVVFVALLDYGFNNLYMLIFK
- the rpmG gene encoding 50S ribosomal protein L33 — encoded protein: MRVKVTLACNDCKQRNYNTMKNKKNNPDRIEMKKYCKFCHKHTLHKETK